One Papaver somniferum cultivar HN1 chromosome 10, ASM357369v1, whole genome shotgun sequence genomic window carries:
- the LOC113319277 gene encoding photosystem II repair protein PSB27-H1, chloroplastic-like encodes MASPTLLTPTSKPRSLISSKFASTTIAAAAVTPNTTTAKILKPAGRREFVALIAGIISPALLFPVSPASADTDEEYVKETAEVINKIRTTISMDRNDPNVANAVTDLRETSNSWVAKYRREKSLLGRVSFRDMYSALNAVSGHYVSFGPTAPLPAKRKARILEEMDSVEKSLQRGR; translated from the coding sequence ATGGCTTCTCCTACGCTATTGACTCCAACTTCGAAACCCAGATCCCTGATCAGTTCCAAATTCGCGAGCACCACAATCGCGGCTGCTGCTGTCACTCCCAACACTACCACTGCAAAAATACTTAAACCAGCGGGTCGTCGCGAATTCGTAGCGCTAATCGCCGGAATCATCTCTCCTGCATTGCTGTTCCCAGTGTCTCCAGCTTCGGCAGATACGGATGAAGAGTATGTTAAGGAAACAGCTGAGGTAATAAACAAGATTAGAACAACAATTAGCATGGACAGGAATGATCCTAATGTAGCAAATGCAGTAACTGATTTAAGAGAAACTTCAAACTCATGGGTAGCCAAGTACAGAAGAGAAAAGTCTCTGTTAGGCCGAGTTTCTTTCCGGGATATGTACTCGGCGCTTAATGCTGTATCAGGACATTATGTTAGTTTTGGTCCCACTGCGCCGCTTCCAGCTAAACGTAAGGCCAGAATCTTAGAAGAGATGGATTCAGTTGAGAAATCTCTACAAAGGGGGAGGTAG